The Glycine soja cultivar W05 chromosome 19, ASM419377v2, whole genome shotgun sequence genomic sequence aaaataaatttttcgcATGTtttgaagtgaaaagaaaacGTAATGGGTTGTGCAGTGAAAAGAAAGTAtatttaagaaagaaatgaaaagtaaTAAATGTTGTAGCTTTTGATCTTGAGAATTTAAAAAGTGTTAATGATGCAAATAAAAATGTTGGATCTTGTCAAATGGCATTGTCAAAATCCACATGGCAAAAGGTCCATTCTGGCCAATTCCTCgtatatataatatagattAGTACATAGACAAGTTACATACTTACATGTCAATATACGTGTGCAAACACTTGGGAGTAATCTTCAACTAATTAACTGTGCACAGCTGCACAAGCAGTTCCATCCAAGTATACTTGGAGTAATCTTCAGCTAATTAACTGGTGCATACAAATTTTCTCTGCAGTTGGTTTGGTTTATATTGCTGATATTGGAGTTTGTATCTGcttatattataacttttttttggcTTATTGACTTGATCAGCTGAAAGATGAACTTTGCAAGGAGAATTTACAGCTTGCaggtatttaatttcttttatttaattgtcgGCCTATAATTAAATTGTAGTAGAGCTTCTCAAACTATTGCCTTTACTACAGAGGAAAATCTTCAAAAGGAACCTCGTATCATGGAACTTAGGAATCAAGTAAGAATACAATCCTATGATTAGtatgcttttttcttttcaatttattgCTGACTActgactttttcttcttcctcccaTGGAAACAGTGTAGAATAATTCGGACAACCGAGTTAGCTGCTGCTAAGGAGAAACTAAATGAGCTTGAGAAGCAGAAAGAAGACATGTTGAAATTGAATTCCGCAGCATCCCTTCTCCAAAGGATTCAAGGTATGACTTGAAATTTTAGTTTGCTGCAGTAGTTCTGGTTATCTCaattttattactattgaaaCCATGGCTAGGTCATAAATATGATaaactatataatatttttgcagAGTCTGTGAATAAGACCGACGAGGAATCTGAAAACTTGCACCACAATCTCCTTGACAGAGAGATTGACCTTGGTGCTTTTTTGCAAAAGTACAAGAAGCTACGTACCACTTACCACAGGAAGACTCTCGTACATCTTGCTGCCAAAACATCAACAGTATGAGCACTGACATgaaatattaagaaattaaaactggTTTTGGCAagtatgtatttgatttttggttcattattGTCAATAGTTATCATTGGTCAAAGATACTTGCCACCAAATTACATAGAGTCACAGTCGTTGGGATAGAACCATCTACTACAAATTAGATTGTTCATATATGTGCAGCCTGAGATTGTTCATTGTGGTGACATTGTCGAGTGGTTTCATGCCACTTGGAATGAGGTATGGACTTGCATTTACTTTTCTAGTTTGCCATCGGCTAtcttcaactttatttgtaTGAACTCTGAAGTGTGCTGTAGCTTATGAGATCATCATCGCCGATATAGGATTTACTGTTGTgttgtaaaatgtaaaaaatgctgactttcttttctttgggagCAACTACAAGTTTTTCAGAACCCATTTTATGTTCGGCCGGACTCAGCATTTGTGttgttatatatgtaaataGTAGATATTGAACTTTCTTTTGGAAAAAGAAAACTAGCGTTTAACAAATTCAATTTGATGGAGAAATAGATATAAGAATTTTTCATCATGTACGAATGGGGCACAACTTGATTACACATATCTTGAAAAGTTAATAAATGAGAAacaagaataataatttatattgaaacAAGAGAGAGCATTCCCATTACTTAGTAATGGCCTCCTTGTCCTTGGCGATTTTTAGGTTCAGAATCATAGCCGTCAGTGTCGGGCTTATCGCACATAGGAGTGGTGTAATAGAAAGGGTTGAGCACGTATTTGATCAAACTGCGATACACTGACGTTGGGTAGTTGAGCTTGACGCCAGACTTTCCACCACCAAAGTCAGTGAGGATGTTGCAAACATTATCTGGGGACGACACCAACCTCACTGAACATCCTTTTGTATCCAATTCCTTGCCATATACATACTTTTTCACAGTCAAATCGTACTGCCCCAACTCATCTGTTGTATCACTTGTGTAATACACAACCCTACTTCTCTTGTCCATGCATGTTAGGGACACCTTAACTCCTGGTAGTGCAAGAACAATTAGTTACGAGCTGAGGTAAATATGAATATGAACATGCAATGTAGGAAAAGATTACAATGACAATGCTAGAATACCTTTCATAGGCTTTCCATCATTAACCCATTCGTTCCAGCCCTTGGTGCAGTCCTGGCAAAGCACTTTTCCTCCCACGTAAATGACTCCCGATTCATCCAAAGCAGAGGAACAACCCACTAGCATTGAGGCAATAATGATCATCAAAGCTCCTGTAAAttccatctctctctctctctcgattCACAAGGATATATGGCTGaatgaagtatatatatatataacaagcaATGTGCTTGAATTGTTGACAAACGTGCAAGAGCACTAGTATCGGCTCAGGACGTGCAacccattattcaatttttatgatataattaatCGGTCGTATGAATCAATTATCATACTAAATTGGGAGTTTTCAACTCGCCGAACATCACATCAAACCGTTAACTAAGgcaatttaaggaaaaaaatattattggcaACCATTTTTACTCTTCacaccattttttaaaatttcaaatacccAAACTATTCTCCAAACTTACACACTCCTTTTTAAAAAACCTTTTCCCCCCATACCAGTCTCATCTCAGTTTCTCTCCTTCATTGCTCCTCCTTGTCTTCCATTGTTTTTTCCATGTAAGTTCCCGAACTTCATTTCTtcttcaatgattttttttttttgtgtgtttcacCAATTTTACGAAAATTAGTTTTGTAAAGTATGACCACATTACAGAAATTGCCAAGACTCACTATAGAAAAGAAATAGCATATAGTTTCTGTCAAATCAATGACACACCAAAAAAGGCATGGAAATGCTGCCAAAAAGGATAATGAGAACTCACATGAAGGTGTatgaagtaataaaaaaaataaaaaatattgatagagttatatatatattatcattgtaTTGTACTCACATGTTGCCTCTTCGTTGCAAGAGTCTAAAGCATGTTTATGGTCTTGACTAAGATCtctattcaataaatatttatgtttttcaattaagaaaaatgaattaataatacttaattatatattatgtcaAAATTACTTTTGAATGATGATAATTTTGGATTACCTAATGTCTTCTTCATTCATCATTCACAGAGACAGAGACATAGgtaaatcaattattatttaaaatgataatctatcatttatttaataagtttatttatACAATTTAATGCACATTTGTggctataaaaaatattaaataaataatatctgCATTTACAATCTTCAGATTTTTTATACCGTtcttatatacttatatatataataagttcattaatttttataatatatttttaaacaaataccaaaaataatttttaattagatgatattataaaaaaaattaacactaaCTACCTCAcgagtgttatatatatatatatatatatatatatatatatatatatatatatatatatatatatatatatatatatatatatatatagtttgttacaattatataaatttaatttaaataaaaggtaAACTTTTACATTATTATAGCCACAACATGAAAATTACATCCCATACTAAAACACAGTGATAAAATAAGTGGAGCAGGTCGCATGGAGGAATATGCGaatgcaatgcaatgcaatATGTAGCTTGCACCCAAAATAAGGAATGAATTGTTTGCATGTAAAACACAAGTTGATGCCAATATCTATAATACCATGTTAAAACACATTGATTCCAATCCAAGTTAAACAAACAATTAGGAGAACCTATACTCGATCGGAAGAAGAGAGGAGATCGAGGAAAACAACACCACCAGGtcacctctctctcttcctataTACGTTAATTGTTTTCTTCCTCCACGTAAACTTGCCCTAATAATATCACCAAAATTTAACCTAATTTCTGAATCCTACAACAAATGAAACTCTTGGAAAAGGATTTCGCGGTGAACCAAACCGGAACTGCGAAGCTCGTGGCCGAAGAACCCGACGACGTGTGGCTCCTCTACAACCTCATCCTCCCCGGCGACAtcgtttcgaccgacaccaccCGCAAGGTCCACCTCGATTCCTCCGCCAAGAAGAACACCGCCTCACGTGTGAAACTCACCCTCGACATCAAAGTCACGTGC encodes the following:
- the LOC114400537 gene encoding vacuolar protein-sorting-associated protein 37 homolog 1-like isoform X1 — its product is MFRFWGSQEQQSQDGSSQSQSWYPPSVVSSPTSSRPVTPTASSSSLSQRPSSHVPPSEAAAVIAVLKDKSVDELRKLLSDKDAYQQFLHSLDQVKIQTNLKDELCKENLQLAEENLQKEPRIMELRNQCRIIRTTELAAAKEKLNELEKQKEDMLKLNSAASLLQRIQESVNKTDEESENLHHNLLDREIDLGAFLQKYKKLRTTYHRKTLVHLAAKTSTLSLVKDTCHQIT
- the LOC114400537 gene encoding vacuolar protein-sorting-associated protein 37 homolog 1-like isoform X2, whose translation is MFRFWGSQEQQSQDGSSQSQSWYPPSVVSSPTSSRPVTPTASSSSLSQRPSSHVPPSEAAAVIAVLKDKSVDELRKLLSDKDAYQQFLHSLDQVKIQTNLKDELCKENLQLAEENLQKEPRIMELRNQCRIIRTTELAAAKEKLNELEKQKEDMLKLNSAASLLQRIQESVNKTDEESENLHHNLLDREIDLGAFLQKYKKLRTTYHRKTLVHLAAKTSTV
- the LOC114400539 gene encoding non-classical arabinogalactan protein 30-like encodes the protein MEFTGALMIIIASMLVGCSSALDESGVIYVGGKVLCQDCTKGWNEWVNDGKPMKGVKVSLTCMDKRSRVVYYTSDTTDELGQYDLTVKKYVYGKELDTKGCSVRLVSSPDNVCNILTDFGGGKSGVKLNYPTSVYRSLIKYVLNPFYYTTPMCDKPDTDGYDSEPKNRQGQGGHY